Proteins found in one bacterium genomic segment:
- the uvrB gene encoding excinuclease ABC subunit UvrB, producing MSNSAFKLQAPYKPTGDQPDAIAALERGVAAGKRFQILEGVTGSGKTFTLANVIARYGRPALVISHNKTLAAQLYSELKTFFPDNAVEYFVSYYDYYQPEAYIPQTDTFIEKDASINKEIERLRLSATNSMLSREDVIIVSSVSCIYGLGSPDDYRQMVVEARVGDTVDRDELLKRLVDIQYTRNDYAPEPGTFRVRGDTVDVFPSYSVKGVRLDFFGDQLERAQSFDAVSGHVQGGLDHVLISPATHFVMPYEKIEGAIAAIVAEMEERIRWFEANGKLLEAQRIKMRTMYDMEMLKEIGFCSGIENYSRHLSGRQPGEKPATLLSYFQGEFVTILDESHVTVPQIRGMFNGDQARKSVLVEHGFRLPSAKDNRPMNFDEFMASTGPIIFTSATPGPFEREISLPPVMQLIRPTGLIDPPVIIRPLANQIDDVMEEIRAHAAKGERVLVTTLTKRTSEDLADYLKGVGLKVRYLHSDIVTIERVEILRSLRKGDFDCLIGVNLLREGLDLPEVSLVAVLDADKEGFLRSETSLIQTAGRAARHLDGKVILYADQITGSMQRMMEVTEKRRAVQIEYNRVNHITPSSIQRSVQESLVIEYKGKEIEALVAKESGVDFDIYATLREMEVEMVEAAETLEFERAAMLRDQIKELRSAAGLKDEVPSGKKASGTVRYPTGRKRRAKENLQKT from the coding sequence ATGAGTAATTCAGCGTTCAAGCTTCAAGCACCGTATAAGCCCACGGGTGATCAGCCGGATGCCATTGCGGCGTTGGAGCGGGGGGTGGCGGCTGGAAAACGGTTTCAGATTCTTGAGGGAGTCACGGGCTCAGGGAAGACGTTTACCTTGGCCAATGTTATTGCCCGTTATGGCCGCCCGGCTTTGGTGATCTCTCACAATAAGACTTTGGCGGCCCAGCTATATTCCGAGCTGAAAACCTTTTTCCCGGACAATGCGGTAGAGTATTTCGTCAGTTATTACGATTACTACCAGCCGGAAGCGTATATTCCTCAGACGGACACCTTTATTGAGAAAGATGCCTCGATCAATAAGGAGATCGAGCGGTTACGTCTCTCGGCCACCAATTCCATGCTATCACGAGAGGATGTCATCATCGTGTCGTCCGTATCCTGCATTTATGGGTTAGGGTCGCCGGACGACTACCGGCAGATGGTGGTGGAGGCCCGGGTGGGAGATACGGTCGATCGGGATGAACTGCTTAAGCGGCTGGTGGATATTCAGTATACTCGGAATGATTACGCGCCCGAGCCCGGGACGTTCCGGGTACGTGGTGATACGGTGGATGTGTTTCCTTCCTATTCCGTCAAAGGGGTCCGGCTGGATTTCTTCGGGGATCAACTTGAGCGCGCGCAGTCGTTTGATGCGGTGAGTGGGCATGTGCAGGGGGGGCTCGACCATGTGTTGATCTCCCCAGCCACGCATTTCGTGATGCCCTACGAAAAAATCGAGGGAGCCATTGCTGCCATTGTGGCGGAGATGGAAGAGCGGATCCGGTGGTTTGAAGCCAATGGCAAATTGCTGGAGGCCCAGCGCATCAAAATGCGAACCATGTATGATATGGAGATGCTGAAAGAAATCGGCTTTTGTTCCGGCATCGAGAATTATTCCCGGCACTTGAGTGGGCGGCAGCCCGGCGAAAAACCGGCCACCTTACTAAGTTATTTTCAGGGGGAGTTCGTGACGATACTGGATGAATCGCATGTCACGGTCCCGCAGATCCGCGGCATGTTCAACGGGGACCAGGCTCGAAAATCGGTTTTGGTTGAGCATGGTTTCAGATTGCCATCCGCCAAGGACAATCGCCCCATGAATTTTGATGAATTTATGGCCTCCACGGGACCGATTATTTTTACATCCGCGACGCCGGGGCCTTTCGAGCGTGAGATTTCGCTGCCCCCGGTCATGCAGCTGATTCGGCCGACTGGACTGATCGACCCTCCCGTGATTATCCGTCCGCTGGCAAACCAGATCGATGACGTCATGGAGGAAATCCGGGCGCATGCGGCGAAGGGAGAGCGTGTGTTGGTCACCACCCTGACTAAGCGTACATCCGAGGATCTGGCGGACTACCTCAAGGGGGTGGGTCTCAAGGTTCGTTATCTCCATTCCGATATCGTCACGATTGAGCGGGTGGAAATATTGCGCAGCCTCCGTAAAGGTGATTTCGACTGCCTGATCGGGGTCAATCTGCTTCGGGAAGGGTTGGACCTGCCTGAGGTCTCCCTCGTTGCCGTTTTAGACGCTGACAAGGAGGGATTCCTGCGCTCTGAGACATCACTGATTCAAACGGCGGGACGTGCGGCCCGGCATCTTGATGGCAAGGTGATTCTGTATGCCGATCAAATCACCGGCTCCATGCAGCGCATGATGGAAGTTACGGAGAAACGGCGGGCGGTTCAGATTGAATACAACCGCGTAAATCATATTACTCCGAGCAGCATCCAGAGAAGTGTCCAGGAAAGCCTTGTAATTGAATACAAGGGGAAAGAAATTGAGGCTTTGGTTGCCAAGGAGAGCGGTGTGGACTTCGATATCTATGCCACGCTGCGTGAAATGGAAGTAGAGATGGTGGAGGCCGCGGAAACTTTGGAATTTGAGCGTGCGGCCATGTTGCGGGATCAGATCAAGGAGCTTCGGTCTGCCGCAGGACTGAAGGATGAGGTGCCGTCCGGTAAAAAGGCCTCTGGAACCGTGCGTTATCCCACTGGGCGTAAGCGGCGGGCAAAAGAGAATCTGCAGAAAACATGA
- the araA gene encoding L-arabinose isomerase, whose product MKNIAENLTIWFITGSQHLYGPKTLAQVAEHSGKIVDGFNASGRIPLKTVFKPVVKTPDEIRNTLTAANNDPSCGGVILWMHTFSPSKMWIGGLTAFRKPMLHLHTQFNRDLPWPTIDMDFMNLNQSAHGDREHGFIHARLRLERKVVVGHWQDQEVQGRIAAWERAVRGWTDLQGAKFVRFGDNMREVAVTEGDKVAAEIRLGYSVNTHPVGDLVEVINAVSTKEITAQCAAYDAAYTVAPALRKGGAKRSGLEDAAQIEVGLRTFLEKGNFKGFTTTFEDLHGLKQLPGLAVQSLMAEGYGFGAEGDWKTCALLRSMKAMATGLKGGTSWMEDYTYHMDPKRPLVLGAHMLEVCPSIAAAKPSLQIHPLGIGGKADPARLVFTAKPGPALNATLVDMGNRFRLIVNELNVVKPPRPLPKLPVACAMWEALPDFKTAAAAWIYAGGAHHSAFSSAVTTETLEDFAAIAGIEMIRIGEGTTIPALKNELRWNDIAYHLLQGVGR is encoded by the coding sequence ATGAAAAACATCGCTGAAAACCTGACCATCTGGTTCATCACCGGAAGCCAGCATCTGTATGGACCCAAAACCCTTGCCCAGGTCGCCGAACACTCGGGGAAAATCGTGGATGGCTTCAACGCCTCCGGCCGGATCCCTCTTAAAACGGTCTTCAAGCCGGTGGTCAAAACTCCCGACGAGATCCGCAACACTCTGACGGCAGCCAATAATGACCCATCGTGCGGCGGCGTCATCCTGTGGATGCACACGTTCTCTCCTTCTAAAATGTGGATTGGCGGACTCACCGCCTTCCGTAAGCCCATGCTCCACCTGCATACGCAATTCAACCGCGATCTGCCCTGGCCTACCATTGACATGGATTTCATGAACCTGAACCAGTCGGCCCATGGCGACCGCGAACATGGCTTCATCCATGCACGCCTGCGCCTTGAGCGTAAGGTTGTGGTCGGACACTGGCAGGATCAGGAAGTTCAAGGCCGCATCGCCGCCTGGGAACGCGCCGTGCGCGGCTGGACCGATCTGCAGGGCGCCAAGTTTGTCCGCTTCGGCGACAACATGCGCGAAGTGGCCGTCACCGAGGGCGACAAAGTCGCTGCCGAGATCCGCCTGGGTTACTCTGTAAACACCCATCCCGTAGGCGATCTGGTCGAGGTTATCAATGCCGTCAGCACCAAGGAGATCACAGCCCAGTGTGCCGCCTATGACGCTGCCTACACCGTGGCACCAGCCCTGCGCAAAGGCGGAGCCAAACGAAGCGGCCTTGAAGACGCCGCCCAGATTGAAGTCGGACTACGTACCTTCCTCGAAAAAGGCAACTTCAAGGGTTTTACCACCACATTCGAGGATCTCCACGGCTTGAAGCAACTCCCCGGCCTTGCGGTTCAGAGCCTGATGGCCGAAGGTTACGGGTTCGGCGCCGAAGGCGACTGGAAGACCTGCGCATTGCTGCGCAGCATGAAAGCCATGGCAACCGGCCTCAAAGGCGGAACAAGCTGGATGGAAGACTACACGTATCATATGGATCCGAAACGTCCGTTGGTATTGGGCGCCCATATGCTGGAAGTTTGCCCTTCCATTGCCGCCGCCAAGCCTTCGTTGCAGATCCATCCTCTGGGGATCGGCGGCAAGGCAGACCCCGCCCGGCTCGTATTCACCGCCAAGCCCGGTCCGGCACTTAACGCCACACTGGTCGATATGGGCAACCGCTTCCGCCTGATCGTCAATGAACTGAACGTGGTCAAGCCGCCGCGCCCCCTGCCTAAATTGCCAGTCGCCTGCGCAATGTGGGAGGCACTGCCGGACTTCAAAACGGCCGCCGCCGCCTGGATCTATGCTGGTGGCGCTCATCACTCCGCCTTCAGCAGCGCCGTCACAACGGAAACCCTCGAAGACTTCGCCGCCATCGCCGGCATCGAGATGATCCGCATCGGCGAAGGCACGACCATCCCGGCCCTCAAGAATGAGCTTCGCTGGAATGATATCGCGTATCACCTGCTTCAGGGCGTGGGACGGTAA
- a CDS encoding agmatine deiminase family protein, which produces MNTIRYPAEWEEQDGVLLAWPHAETDWKPYLTRAQETFARIIAEASHHAQVIVVTANPAEVHHFLQHTNALSDRIQCCPIPSNDTWARDFGPITVFENHHPVLLDCQFNGWGGKFNAYLDNAISAKLKEHGVFGPAHLRHVHIILEGGSIETDGHGTILTTSSCNANPNRNPHMNRKDTEQALAQFLGATRVLWLDHGYLAGDDTDGHIDMLARFAPHDTIIYQACDNPEDEHFAELTAMADELKLLQNLTGKPYHLIPLPWPAAQYDEDHHRLPVSYANFLILNGAVLVPIYNDPRDPLALSLIGKAYPGRKIIGIDCSALILQHGSLHCVTMQLPKGVLE; this is translated from the coding sequence ATGAACACCATCAGATATCCAGCCGAATGGGAAGAGCAGGACGGAGTCTTGCTGGCCTGGCCACATGCCGAAACTGACTGGAAGCCCTACCTGACCAGAGCCCAGGAAACATTTGCCCGGATCATTGCCGAAGCGTCTCACCATGCGCAAGTCATTGTGGTCACCGCCAATCCTGCGGAAGTTCATCATTTCCTCCAGCATACCAACGCCCTGTCTGACCGTATTCAGTGCTGCCCGATCCCCTCCAATGACACCTGGGCTCGTGACTTCGGACCCATCACGGTATTCGAAAATCATCACCCTGTGCTTCTGGATTGCCAATTTAACGGCTGGGGCGGCAAATTTAACGCTTATCTGGACAACGCCATTTCAGCAAAACTCAAGGAACACGGAGTCTTTGGCCCCGCTCATCTGCGTCACGTCCACATCATTCTCGAGGGCGGCAGCATTGAAACTGATGGACACGGCACCATCCTGACCACTTCTTCCTGCAACGCCAACCCGAACCGGAATCCCCATATGAACCGGAAAGATACCGAGCAGGCCTTGGCCCAGTTTCTTGGGGCAACCCGCGTTTTATGGCTGGACCACGGCTACCTTGCGGGCGACGACACCGATGGCCACATAGATATGCTCGCCCGTTTTGCCCCACATGACACCATTATCTACCAAGCCTGCGACAATCCCGAAGACGAACATTTTGCTGAACTCACCGCCATGGCAGATGAACTGAAACTCTTGCAAAACCTGACAGGTAAGCCTTATCACCTCATTCCTTTGCCCTGGCCCGCCGCCCAATATGACGAAGATCATCATCGGCTCCCCGTCTCTTATGCCAATTTTCTCATCCTGAATGGAGCCGTATTGGTCCCCATTTATAACGATCCCCGTGATCCACTTGCCCTTTCCCTCATTGGGAAAGCTTACCCCGGCCGCAAGATTATCGGCATTGACTGTTCCGCGCTCATTCTTCAGCATGGATCCCTGCACTGCGTCACCATGCAGCTTCCCAAAGGAGTTCTGGAATGA
- a CDS encoding carbon-nitrogen hydrolase, producing the protein MKTIKTALIQHSFGPDRAANVVKSVAAIHQAAQGGAKLVVLSELHASLYFCQTEDPDLCSLAESIPGPLTDTFAKAARDNGVVLVGSFFERRAAGLYHNTAVVFETDGSIAGQYRKMHIPDDPAYYEKFYFTPGDLGFHAIQTSVGKLGVLVCWDQWYPEAARLMALDGADILIYPTAIGWERSDTPAEKQRQLDAWVTSQRAHAIANGIPILSVNRVGFEASPSGKGGIQFWGHTFAAGCQGEFITKASTENEAQLIVDVDLDQSEAVRRIWPFLRDRRIDAYGDLTRRYRDKSVASFQ; encoded by the coding sequence ATGAAAACCATCAAAACCGCATTAATCCAACATTCATTCGGCCCGGATCGCGCCGCCAATGTCGTCAAAAGCGTGGCGGCCATCCATCAGGCGGCCCAAGGCGGCGCCAAACTGGTAGTGCTTTCTGAACTCCACGCCTCCCTCTATTTCTGCCAGACCGAAGATCCCGATCTCTGTTCCCTCGCGGAATCCATACCCGGGCCGCTCACCGATACCTTCGCCAAGGCTGCACGCGATAATGGCGTCGTCCTTGTTGGCTCATTCTTTGAACGCCGGGCCGCCGGGCTGTACCATAATACAGCGGTAGTCTTTGAGACCGATGGCTCGATTGCCGGCCAGTATCGCAAGATGCACATTCCAGATGATCCCGCCTATTACGAAAAATTTTACTTCACCCCTGGTGATCTCGGATTTCACGCCATTCAAACCTCTGTCGGAAAGCTCGGTGTACTTGTCTGCTGGGATCAGTGGTACCCGGAAGCCGCCCGCTTGATGGCACTGGATGGTGCGGACATCCTGATTTATCCCACGGCCATTGGCTGGGAGCGAAGCGATACCCCGGCCGAAAAACAACGGCAGCTTGACGCCTGGGTCACAAGTCAACGGGCTCATGCCATTGCCAATGGAATCCCCATCCTTAGCGTCAACCGGGTCGGCTTTGAAGCCTCGCCCTCCGGCAAAGGGGGAATTCAGTTCTGGGGTCATACCTTCGCCGCAGGCTGCCAGGGAGAATTCATTACCAAAGCCAGCACCGAAAACGAGGCCCAACTCATAGTGGACGTGGACCTTGATCAAAGTGAGGCGGTTCGCCGCATCTGGCCTTTCCTGCGTGACCGCCGCATCGACGCCTATGGGGATCTTACCCGCCGCTACCGGGATAAGTCAGTAGCCAGTTTCCAGTAA
- a CDS encoding HAMP domain-containing sensor histidine kinase — MTILNGNKPACDTCYAPAARMTEADIQEQLKATIGNPVIDTLLKSVGGFLAILNEQRQILAANDDFLKTLGVFDIAGVLGLRPGEALQCIHAAAHEGGCGTSEFCATCGAVVAIMTCLGNNEPVECPCSITVRKNGLNKDMYFSVRACPLPLGDRRLVLLFMQDISIHQRRAVLERAFYSDISGMIVSALGRSKLLLTADVERSHMLASDIFEVLIRLAQEVRIQKSLIQETEGGVFPLLRLTAVADVLKEIAKTCESYPMAQGKKLIVEDKTEGLRLKADSWLLQRVIGGMVMNALEASIEGDEVRLTAEIERSVLTFSVWNRQYIPAEITKRIFQQNFSTHAELGRGMGTYFMKVIGEQSLGGKVAFTTSKNEGTVFRISLNV, encoded by the coding sequence ATGACCATACTTAACGGTAATAAACCAGCTTGTGATACCTGCTATGCCCCGGCGGCCCGAATGACTGAGGCTGACATTCAGGAGCAACTCAAGGCAACGATTGGAAATCCCGTCATCGACACCCTACTGAAGTCCGTTGGTGGATTCCTGGCCATTCTAAATGAACAGCGGCAGATTCTCGCGGCCAATGACGACTTTTTGAAGACACTTGGTGTTTTTGATATTGCAGGGGTTCTGGGACTCCGGCCGGGCGAGGCGCTTCAATGTATTCACGCGGCTGCGCACGAGGGCGGATGTGGCACTTCCGAATTTTGCGCCACGTGTGGAGCCGTGGTGGCCATTATGACGTGTCTGGGGAACAATGAGCCGGTTGAGTGTCCTTGTTCTATCACCGTACGCAAGAACGGCCTTAACAAAGATATGTATTTCAGCGTGAGGGCGTGCCCCTTGCCCCTGGGGGATCGGCGGCTGGTGCTTCTGTTTATGCAGGACATAAGCATTCATCAGAGGCGTGCGGTTTTGGAGCGTGCCTTCTATTCGGATATCAGCGGTATGATTGTCAGTGCGCTGGGTCGGAGTAAATTGTTGCTGACGGCGGATGTAGAAAGAAGCCATATGCTGGCTTCAGATATATTTGAGGTGTTGATCCGACTGGCTCAAGAAGTGCGAATCCAGAAGTCGTTGATTCAGGAAACGGAGGGAGGGGTATTTCCGCTGTTACGACTAACCGCTGTTGCTGATGTTTTGAAAGAGATTGCGAAGACGTGTGAGTCCTATCCGATGGCCCAAGGGAAAAAACTGATCGTGGAGGATAAGACGGAAGGCCTCAGGCTCAAGGCTGACTCCTGGCTTCTGCAGCGAGTTATCGGGGGGATGGTTATGAATGCCTTGGAAGCCTCCATTGAGGGCGATGAGGTCCGTTTGACGGCTGAGATCGAACGCTCTGTGCTGACCTTTTCGGTTTGGAATCGCCAATATATTCCGGCAGAAATAACGAAGCGGATCTTTCAGCAGAATTTCTCGACACATGCTGAACTGGGCCGGGGCATGGGTACCTATTTCATGAAGGTGATTGGAGAGCAGTCGCTGGGCGGAAAGGTCGCATTTACAACTTCTAAAAACGAGGGTACCGTGTTCAGGATCAGCCTGAATGTGTAG
- a CDS encoding ribulokinase, which translates to MAKYTIGLDYGTNSVRALVVDISNGAEAGSAVHMYSHGKEGVILSSDPNLARQHPADYLEGAEITIKAALAASAKKIKGFKPSQVIGIGVDTTGSTPLPVDQDGTALALTKKFAKHPAAMAWLWKDHTGVEEASQITTLARKMRPQYLAKCGGIYSSEWFFSKVWHCLRTSPEVFDAAYTWVEMADWIPAMLTGTQKPGVTKVCVCAAGHKAMFNAEWGGYPDVQFLSKLHPKLGALRGRLAAKAYDVSEAAGSLTAEWAGKTGLTAGIPVAVGAFDAHLGGVGAGVGEGTLVKTIGTSTCDLMVAPGNRKLADIPGICGIVKGSILPGYFGMEAGQSAVGDIFNWFVNYIEPHGKDGGHVALTNKASQLKPGASGLLALDWNNGNRTILVDQRLTGLLVGQTLYTTPAEIYRALVEATAFGALTIINRFEEYGVKVKSVVNCGGIAEKNPMVMQIYADIIGRPMKISRSAQTCALGSAVAAAVVAGAYKNVTAAQKAMTGLKPVVYRPNPAAHTVYKELYKLYRQLHDAFGTKDYTGNLHGVMKTLIEIRNKARK; encoded by the coding sequence ATGGCTAAATATACGATTGGTTTGGATTACGGAACAAATTCGGTACGGGCATTGGTTGTGGATATTTCCAACGGTGCCGAAGCGGGCTCAGCGGTGCACATGTATTCTCACGGCAAGGAAGGGGTCATCCTGTCATCCGACCCCAACCTGGCGCGGCAGCATCCGGCAGATTATCTGGAAGGCGCCGAAATCACGATTAAGGCAGCCCTTGCCGCTTCAGCAAAGAAAATCAAGGGATTCAAACCGTCACAAGTGATCGGTATCGGCGTGGACACGACGGGGAGCACGCCCCTGCCAGTTGACCAGGACGGCACCGCGCTGGCCTTGACAAAAAAATTCGCCAAACATCCCGCAGCCATGGCATGGCTCTGGAAGGATCATACCGGCGTCGAGGAGGCCTCCCAGATCACCACGCTAGCCCGCAAGATGCGTCCCCAATATCTGGCGAAATGCGGCGGCATTTATAGTAGCGAGTGGTTTTTCAGTAAGGTCTGGCATTGCCTGCGGACGAGTCCTGAAGTTTTTGACGCCGCCTACACCTGGGTTGAGATGGCCGACTGGATTCCCGCCATGCTGACCGGAACCCAGAAGCCGGGCGTAACCAAAGTCTGCGTCTGCGCCGCCGGCCACAAGGCGATGTTCAATGCTGAATGGGGCGGTTACCCCGATGTCCAATTCCTCTCCAAGCTCCACCCGAAACTGGGTGCGTTACGTGGACGTCTGGCGGCCAAAGCGTATGATGTTTCCGAAGCAGCAGGCAGTTTGACAGCGGAATGGGCGGGCAAGACCGGTCTGACGGCCGGAATCCCAGTCGCCGTCGGGGCCTTTGATGCCCATCTTGGCGGGGTCGGCGCGGGCGTCGGCGAAGGCACACTGGTGAAAACGATCGGCACCAGTACCTGCGATCTGATGGTGGCGCCGGGGAACCGGAAACTCGCCGACATTCCCGGCATCTGCGGGATTGTCAAGGGAAGTATCCTTCCGGGTTATTTCGGAATGGAAGCTGGCCAATCAGCCGTGGGCGATATCTTCAACTGGTTCGTCAATTACATTGAGCCGCACGGCAAGGACGGCGGCCATGTCGCTCTGACCAACAAAGCATCTCAGCTCAAACCCGGCGCCTCGGGTCTTCTGGCACTCGACTGGAACAATGGCAACCGGACCATCCTTGTGGACCAACGGTTGACAGGTCTTCTGGTTGGGCAGACGCTTTACACAACCCCGGCGGAGATCTATCGCGCCCTGGTTGAGGCAACCGCCTTTGGCGCACTGACCATCATCAACCGGTTCGAGGAATACGGGGTGAAGGTCAAGTCCGTGGTGAACTGCGGCGGTATTGCCGAGAAGAACCCGATGGTCATGCAGATCTATGCTGATATCATTGGGCGCCCCATGAAAATCTCACGCTCGGCGCAAACCTGCGCACTGGGTTCGGCAGTGGCGGCAGCCGTGGTAGCCGGTGCCTATAAAAACGTTACAGCCGCCCAAAAGGCCATGACCGGAC